A window of Synergistes jonesii genomic DNA:
TAAGCTCTGTCCATCAGGATGTATTTTTGCTCTGGGACTCTTATGATCTTGTCAAGCAGAGCTGTGCCTTCCGACGAGTCATGGGCTTCTCCTCCGGATAGCACGAAGCCGACAGCCGATCTGTCAGTTGCGGTGACCATATGAATCTTCGTTGTGAGCCCGCCTCTCGATCTTCCAATGGACTGTTTTCCTCTTTTTTTAAAGCTCCCGTTCCGTCGGGATGAACCTTTACCGATGTGCTGTCCAGGCAGACCGCCTCGACCTTTATGCGAATAATGTTCTCCACTTGCAACACTTCAAACACGCGCTGTAAAACGCCATTTTTGCTCCACCTGTTCATGCGTACATAAATCGTATGCCAGTTCCCACAGGATTTCGGCAACGCCCTCCACTTGCAGCCGTTTTCCGTGACATACAGTATCGCATTGATCAGTTGGAGATTACTCATACTCACATTCCCG
This region includes:
- a CDS encoding IS5 family transposase (programmed frameshift); its protein translation is MEITQEQYDRIEKYLPRQRGNVSMSNLQLINAILYVTENGCKWRALPKSCGNWHTIYVRMNRWSKNGVLQRVFEVLQVENIIRIKVEAVCLDSTSVKVHPDGTGALKKGGKQSIGRSRGGLTTKIHMVTATDRSAVGFVLSGGEAHDSSEGTALLDKIIRVPEQKYILMDRAYEGENMRRKTMEKGYFPVVPPKSNRKDPWEYDRERYKQRNEIERYFLRLKRFRKIFTRYDKLDVLFCGFIYFAMIVDAI